One window of Bactrocera tryoni isolate S06 chromosome 2, CSIRO_BtryS06_freeze2, whole genome shotgun sequence genomic DNA carries:
- the LOC120767271 gene encoding inhibitor of growth protein 3-like, whose translation MLPQPLKAEAHEKEHPTTSSAAVSCLSTPLQPAKTTNSIATQYSCSSIYDNVMLTPPDLPSDEDEVLCYNPNEPRYCICNQVSYGSMIACDNKLCPYEWFHFQCVGVIRPPKGKWYCPLCKASMQPSRGSARKRKIS comes from the exons ATGTTGCCGCAGCCACTAAAAGCGGAAGCGCATGAAAAGGAGCACCCCACAACATCGTCAGCAGCAGTAAGTTGTCTCTCGACGCCGCTCCAACCGGCGAAAACGACAAACTCCATTGCCACGCAATACTCATGCTCGAGCATATACGACAATGTTATGCTGACACCGCCAGATTTGCCTTCAGACGAAGACGAAGTACTGTGCTACAATCCGAATGAGCCGCGCTATTGTATTTGTAATCAAGTTTCTTATGGGTCCATGATTGCTTGCGACAACAAGTTGTGCCCCTACGAATGGTTTCATTTTCAATGTGTGGGTGTTATACGACCGCCAAAGGGCAAATGGTATTGTCCGCTCTGTAAAGCGTCGATGCAACCGAGTAGAGGCTCAGCACGAAAGCGGAAAATTTCTTG a
- the LOC120767273 gene encoding probable cytochrome P450 309a2 — MLECLFFQIVFLLHLILLPIYFYLTWNFNYWRKRGLHNALPLTLFGSFPSILTRNRNLLYEIDRLYRRYKHRRRMVGIFFVRQPQILVVDMRLAHEILDTNFGVYELTAACSWMRHRRLNKLDKLAAYSALWSSGEHWKLNRSVACAALTPIRLKQTHELWQASCKRLMQFLEYKCKGANPEALDAIDLVKRFVADALCITIWGVDAGTLTRSKKPNLFLQMTERAVRQTCSLRRYSLLSAVMPVFWKLWPFRLISKAVENYFAQFTSDALECHRELRNPSGMRDVLSYLYTQQQTGRLSDEALTGLCMAMLLDGFEEICSTLVYSIYYLARDSRVQSKLRAEVLQTQQREHCTAFGLETLKSLSYLDHCVFETLRLSPTVQYCRRICSRANVIQLSKRKSVQLEEGTVLCIPVYSYHHDPVIFCEPNSFVPERFDNTAPKELMERRVFLPFGTGPRSCLGKDMSLLMVKAAIASLVSEYAIRICSQTQHGYSEAVDSFLLNLNGKLMLEFKKL, encoded by the exons ATGTTGGAGTGTctcttttttcaaattgttttcctCTTACATCTTATATTGCtgccaatttatttttatctcaCATGGAACTTTAATTACTGGCGAAAACGAGGGCTTCATAATGCATTGCCGCTGACATTATTCGGCTCCTTTCCGAGTATTTTGACACGCAATCGGAATCTTCTTTACGAAATCGACAGGCTTTACCG ACGCTACAAGCACCGCCGACGCATGGTCGGTATATTTTTCGTGCGTCAGCCGCAAATCTTGGTGGTGGACATGCGACTGGCGCACGAGATACTCGACACCAATTTCGGTGTTTACGAATTGACAGCTGCTTGTAGCTGGATGCGCCACCGCAGGCTGAATAAATTGGACAAATTGGCAGCGTACAGCGCGCTGTGGAGCAGTGGCGAGCATTGGAAGCTCAATCGCAGTGTGGCATGTGCGGCTTTGACGCCAATACGG CTGAAGCAGACGCATGAATTGTGGCAGGCCAGTTGCAAGCGGTTAATGCAGTTCTTGGAGTACAAATGTAAGGGCGCAAATCCAGAAGCGTTGGATGCCATTGAT CTTGTTAAGCGTTTTGTTGCCGATGCGCTTTGCATCACCATTTGGGGCGTAGACGCTGGTACATTGACGCGTTCGAAAAAACCGAACCTCTTCCTACAAATGACCGAACGCGCCGTACGTCAAACGTGCAGTTTACGCCGCTACTCGCTGCTCTCAGCCGTTATGCCGGTGTTTTGGAAGCTGTGGCCATTTCGTTTGATCTCCAAGGCGGTGGAGAATTATTTCGCGCAATTCACCAGCGACGCCCTGGAATGCCACAGAGAGCTGCGTAACCCCAGCGGCATGCGTGACGTGCTCAGCTATTTGTACACGCAGCAGCAGACGGGACGTCTGAGTGATGAAGCTTTGACGGGGCTTTGCATGGCTATGCTGCTCGATGGCTTCGAGGAGATTTGCAGCACTTTGGTCTACAGTATTTACTAT CTCGCTAGAGATTCGCGCGTGCAGTCCAAATTACGCGCCGAAGTGTTGCAAACGCAGCAGCGTGAGCATTGCACGGCATTCGGTCTTGAGACGCTCAAATCACTCAGTTATCTCGACCATTGCGTTTTCG AAACACTACGTCTGAGCCCAACAGTACAATATTGCCGACGCATTTGTAGTCGCGCCAATGTGATTCAACTTTCTAAGCGAAAATCAGTGCAACTGGAGGAAGGCACAGTGCTATGCATACCGGTGTATTCATATCATCATGATCCCGTTATATTCTGCGAGCCAAATTCATTTGTACCCGAACGTTTCGATAATACTGCGCCGAAAGAATTGATGGAACGACGCGTCTTTCTGCCATTCGGCACCGGGCCCAGAAGCTGTTTGG GTAAGGATATGTCATTGTTGATGGTTAAGGCAGCAATCGCGTCATTAGTGTCAGAGTACGCTATAAGGATTTGCTCGCAAACTCAACATGGCTACAGTGAGGCTGTTGATTCATTTCTACTCAATTTGAATGGCAAGCTGATGCTGGAGTTTAAGaaattgtaa